CTCGGCGACATCGACGTCCAGACCGTCGCGGGCGCGATCTCCACCGGCACGCACGGCACCGGGGCGGCGCACCGCGGGATCGCCGCGCAGGTCCGGGCGCTCGACCTCGTGACGGCCGACGCGACGCTGCTGCACCTGTCCCCGTCGTCGCACCCGGACGTGTTCGCGGCCGCGCGGGTGGGTCTCGGGGCGCTGGGGGTGCTGGTCGCCGTCACGCTGGCGACGGTCCCGGCGTTCCGGCTCCGCGCCGTCGAGCGGGTGGAACCGCTGGCCGCGGTGCTCGGGGACCTCGACGGGTTCCTCACCTCGGCCGAGCACGTCGAGTTCTACTGGTTCCCGCACTCCGACACCGCCGCGACCAAGCGCAACGACCCCGTCGCCCCCGGACCCGACCGCGGGCGGGTCGGGCGGTGGGTCGGCGACGAGCTGCTCGGCAACGCCGGGTTCGGTGCGGTCTGCCGGCTCGGGCGGGCGGCGCCGGCGCTCGTGCCGCGGCTCAACCGGTTCGTCGCCGCGCGGATGGCGGCCGGCGAGTACGTCGACCGCTCCTACCGCGTGTTCACCAGCCCGCGCCGGGTGCGGTTCCTGGAGATGGAGTACGCGGTGCCGCGGGCCGCGCTGCGCGAGGCGTTCGACGGGATGCGGGCCGCGGCCGCCCGGCACGCGCGGGCCGTGCCGTTC
This sequence is a window from Pseudonocardia petroleophila. Protein-coding genes within it:
- a CDS encoding D-arabinono-1,4-lactone oxidase produces the protein MWRNWAGNQRTDPVRTVVARDAGDVVDAVRAARRDGLRVTALGSGHSFTAIGAPLGVAVRAPADPAAVRVDGELVTVPAGLPLHALNALLWEHGRALPNLGDIDVQTVAGAISTGTHGTGAAHRGIAAQVRALDLVTADATLLHLSPSSHPDVFAAARVGLGALGVLVAVTLATVPAFRLRAVERVEPLAAVLGDLDGFLTSAEHVEFYWFPHSDTAATKRNDPVAPGPDRGRVGRWVGDELLGNAGFGAVCRLGRAAPALVPRLNRFVAARMAAGEYVDRSYRVFTSPRRVRFLEMEYAVPRAALREAFDGMRAAAARHARAVPFPVEVRVAAADDVPLSTASGRDSAYVAVHVHRGQPHEAYFGAVEDVMTALGGRPHWGKLHTRTADDLRPLYPGFDAFTALRDRLDPDRRFTNPYLDRVLGC